The proteins below come from a single Tribolium castaneum strain GA2 chromosome 9, icTriCast1.1, whole genome shotgun sequence genomic window:
- the LOC663993 gene encoding coiled-coil domain-containing protein 113, whose amino-acid sequence MNLLSDGELVAAVNELERKVAHLKVENGVFYRFLEKNDPQAIQELEGRAARSFETLPKSSMMSGRKSVTISAPMAKGPSIVTISTLKSLSSGTFSSKRFSKLIQDRSSMFTSHASEFTEPKPLEKITLALKSDLVLRDLEEHEQAAERAKRKTHVTRNKLVAKMEEFKCRKEDVEKSIEEFAAFRETYQPMPLNRFTRFMDEWSKKSRLVSDKYRLRFSSLRIQNQKLTHLLTYKRQVGENLQEIDFENLEYANVGLTKKIEQKQVLLIELKKMTGAGNLKLSQLRGTLLDKINEKEKITQTIKDYENAIIKSDNEITKLYGELERVKDKYYSTKDKFHGYEAPDVLEYIKLNDALRRTKKEIRVWERRKVIRERSLMIEIEKMQLKLQTQTVHSCWFD is encoded by the coding sequence ATGAATCTTTTATCAGATGGTGAATTAGTAGCTGCAGTGAACGAACTGGAGCGTAAAGTCGCTCACTTGAAGGTTGAAAATGGGGTTTTTTACcgctttttggaaaaaaacgacCCGCAGGCCATCCAAGAACTTGAAGGCCGAGCTGCCCGTTCGTTTGAAACCCTTCCAAAATCGTCAATGATGAGTGGAAGAAAATCGGTCACGATTTCCGCACCCATGGCAAAAGGGCCGTCAATTGTAACAATAAGTACTTTAAAATCCCTGAGTTCTGGAACATTTAGTAGCAAAcgattttcgaaattaattcaaGACAGGTCGTCAATGTTCACATCCCACGCGAGCGAATTTACCGAACCCAAGCCCCTGGAAAAAATAACTTTGGCTTTAAAGAGTGATTTGGTTCTGCGTGACTTGGAAGAGCACGAACAAGCGGCCGAACGAGCGAAAAGAAAGACCCATGTCACAAGGAACAAATTGGTTGCGAAAATGGAGGAGTTCAAGTGTCGGAAAGAGGACGTGGAGAAGTCAATTGAGGAGTTTGCCGCGTTCAGGGAGACTTACCAGCCAATGCCTTTGAACCGCTTTACGAGGTTCATGGACGAATGGTCGAAAAAATCACGCTTGGTCAGTGATAAGTACAGGCTGAGGTTCAGTTCCCTGCGAAtacaaaaccaaaaactgaCGCATCTCCTCACTTACAAGCGACAAGTCGGTGAGAATTTGCAAGAAATCGATTTTGAAAATCTCGAATATGCCAATGTTGGTTTAACGAAGAAGATTGAGCAGAAGCAGGTTTTGCTCATCGAACTGAAGAAAATGACAGGGGCTGGAAATTTGAAACTGAGTCAGCTGAGAGGAACGCTTCTGGACAAGATAAatgaaaaggaaaaaatcaCACAGACAATTAAAGATTACGAGAATGCGATAATTAAGTCGGATAACGAGATTACTAAGCTGTATGGAGAGTTGGAACGGGTTAAAGATAAGTATTACAGTACGAAGGACAAATTTCATGGTTATGAAGCCCCCGATGTTTTGGAATATATTAAATTGAACGATGCTCTACGGCGAACGAAGAAAGAAATTCGTGTTTGGGAAAGACGTAAAGTAATAAGAGAGCGTAGTTTAATGATCGAGATTGAAAAAATGCAGCTAAAGCTACAAACCCAAACGGTGCACTCCTGTTGGTTTGACTAG